In Gemmobacter sp., a single genomic region encodes these proteins:
- a CDS encoding UbiD family decarboxylase: MKALIESLAAQGALARVSRPVDPRHQLAAITRAVQRDSGKAVLFDAVNGTAMPVVSNLYGDHARLCDMIGAGGRTFCERWIELTDACIARPQGSTRPATEEEAGGFVTGTLSDLPAITWHGRDGAPYFTSAIYLAKEPDSGVPNLSFHRSMQISNQELRVRLGGTHDLARYQQKAEARGEALEAALLLSCPPDLFLAACASLPYEASELAMAAQIRGEPIAMRRCATIDLEVPCSVDIVVEGRFLPGVKRPEGPFGEFMGNYVEVGDNHVFEVTHVSYRPDAVLHGLLCGSPEDLRPLEAVTAARVYRHVAAQVPGVIDVCCRPNVMITIVKIRKAYEGHAQHVFLSALGSYLDYNKVVIVVDEDVDIYDLDDVMWAYLTRGRADTRAMILNDIPGFYRDPKKDHWGRLCIDATMPWGREAEFARKSIPGQEDVDLADWLA; encoded by the coding sequence ATGAAAGCCCTGATCGAAAGCCTTGCCGCCCAAGGCGCGCTGGCCCGTGTGTCGCGCCCGGTGGACCCGCGCCATCAGCTGGCCGCCATCACCCGCGCCGTGCAGCGCGACAGCGGCAAGGCGGTGCTGTTCGACGCGGTGAATGGCACCGCGATGCCGGTGGTGTCAAACCTGTATGGCGATCACGCCCGCCTGTGCGACATGATCGGGGCAGGCGGGCGCACGTTCTGCGAACGCTGGATCGAACTGACCGATGCCTGCATCGCCCGCCCCCAGGGCAGCACCCGCCCGGCGACCGAGGAGGAGGCGGGCGGCTTTGTCACCGGCACCTTGTCCGACCTGCCCGCGATCACCTGGCACGGCCGCGACGGGGCGCCCTATTTCACCTCGGCCATCTATCTGGCCAAGGAACCCGACAGCGGCGTGCCGAACCTGTCCTTTCACCGCTCGATGCAGATCAGCAACCAGGAGTTGCGCGTGCGGCTGGGTGGCACCCACGATCTGGCCCGCTACCAGCAAAAGGCCGAGGCTCGGGGCGAGGCGCTGGAGGCCGCGCTGCTGCTGTCCTGCCCGCCCGACCTGTTCCTCGCCGCCTGCGCATCCTTGCCCTACGAGGCGTCGGAACTGGCCATGGCCGCCCAGATCCGGGGCGAGCCGATCGCGATGCGCCGCTGTGCCACGATTGATCTCGAAGTGCCGTGTAGTGTCGATATTGTGGTCGAAGGCCGCTTCCTGCCCGGCGTCAAACGGCCCGAGGGGCCGTTCGGCGAATTCATGGGGAACTATGTCGAGGTGGGGGACAACCATGTTTTCGAAGTTACCCATGTCAGCTATCGCCCCGATGCCGTGCTGCATGGCCTGCTGTGCGGATCGCCCGAGGATCTGCGACCGCTGGAGGCCGTGACCGCCGCCCGCGTCTACCGCCACGTCGCCGCGCAGGTGCCGGGCGTGATCGACGTGTGCTGCCGGCCGAACGTGATGATCACCATCGTCAAGATCCGCAAGGCCTATGAAGGGCACGCCCAGCATGTGTTCCTGTCGGCGCTGGGGTCGTATCTGGATTACAACAAGGTCGTCATCGTGGTGGACGAGGATGTCGATATCTACGATCTGGACGATGTGATGTGGGCCTATCTGACCCGGGGCCGGGCCGATACGCGCGCCATGATCCTGAATGACATTCCCGGTTTTTACCGCGACCCGAAAAAGGATCACTGGGGCCGGCTGTGCATTGATGCCACCATGCCCTGGGGGCGCGAGGCGGAATTCGCCCGCAAGTCGATCCCCGGTCAGGAGGATGTCGATCTGGCCGACTGGCTGGCCTGA
- a CDS encoding TIGR02444 family protein encodes MDDLLPGEQARAMDAALWGFLLAVYARPGVQAACLEVQDRTDADIVLLLVWAWHLRPDRVPLGPEAISAVQSLVFDWRQHTVLPLRRLRVDLRAAGPTMPDAARTRLRERIKALELGAERTQTAMIAAWLAAHPQAPGDADAGLVLILDPAQVAQPLALIRQAALEV; translated from the coding sequence ATGGACGATCTGCTGCCCGGCGAACAGGCACGCGCCATGGATGCCGCGCTGTGGGGCTTCCTGCTGGCGGTCTATGCTAGGCCCGGCGTGCAGGCGGCCTGCCTGGAGGTTCAGGACCGGACCGATGCCGATATCGTGCTGCTGCTGGTCTGGGCCTGGCACCTGCGCCCCGATCGGGTGCCGCTGGGGCCAGAGGCCATATCGGCCGTGCAGAGCCTTGTTTTCGACTGGCGCCAGCACACCGTCCTGCCGCTGCGCCGCCTGCGGGTGGATCTGCGCGCGGCCGGCCCCACCATGCCCGATGCCGCCCGCACAAGGCTGCGCGAGCGGATCAAGGCGCTGGAACTGGGCGCCGAACGCACCCAGACCGCGATGATCGCGGCTTGGCTGGCCGCCCATCCGCAGGCCCCGGGCGATGCCGATGCGGGCCTTGTCCTGATCCTGGACCCGGCGCAGGTGGCCCAGCCGCTGGCGCTGATCCGGCAGGCGGCGCTAGAGGTCTGA
- a CDS encoding AraC family transcriptional regulator — protein MPGISAMVGADAKGLLRAVLGGRGSTIRQVFENLAVDPHGRPRMVNTRWNTSCTRVDLPPDEGSGCWKLLAVSDEIFMVVTDCNYSTPRLETVPSEGLVEFHYVLEGPVELDLPRPGDTNLSATTMMACHQAPGVSYEVACLPGTFRMISLYAQPALLIDSFAFGRKQGTAGALLLNPAPHSMAMVEVTTTVELVNALRDVFRLDFSERSDLMMAVAKMFELLLRSTALLEAPQNSDKKGVAFSERELVMFDRVRDWLTSDGDGSLTITDLARRAGTNATKLKSGFKLLYGMTIFDYRHRYRMNRAVELLADPSIQIATIASLLGYRHQASFTAACKEHFGISPKELRKLAMTGAAIPGRAGL, from the coding sequence ATGCCGGGGATCAGCGCGATGGTAGGGGCGGATGCAAAGGGGCTGCTGCGGGCGGTTCTGGGCGGCCGTGGCAGCACCATTCGCCAGGTGTTCGAAAACCTTGCGGTGGATCCGCATGGCCGGCCGCGCATGGTCAACACCCGCTGGAATACATCCTGCACGCGGGTGGATCTGCCCCCCGACGAAGGCAGCGGGTGCTGGAAGCTGCTGGCGGTCAGCGACGAGATTTTCATGGTCGTGACCGATTGCAATTACTCCACCCCCCGGCTGGAAACCGTGCCGTCCGAAGGGCTGGTCGAGTTCCATTACGTGCTGGAAGGGCCGGTCGAGCTGGATCTGCCGCGGCCGGGCGACACGAACCTGTCGGCCACCACGATGATGGCCTGCCATCAGGCGCCGGGCGTCAGCTACGAGGTGGCCTGCCTGCCGGGAACCTTCCGCATGATCAGCCTCTATGCCCAGCCCGCACTGCTGATCGACAGTTTCGCCTTTGGCCGCAAGCAGGGAACAGCCGGCGCGCTGCTGCTGAACCCGGCGCCGCACTCCATGGCGATGGTCGAGGTGACGACCACGGTCGAACTGGTCAACGCGCTGCGCGATGTGTTCCGGTTGGATTTTTCCGAACGCAGCGACCTGATGATGGCCGTGGCCAAGATGTTTGAACTGCTGCTGCGATCGACCGCTTTGCTGGAGGCGCCGCAGAACAGCGACAAAAAGGGCGTCGCCTTTTCGGAACGCGAACTGGTGATGTTCGACCGCGTGCGCGACTGGCTGACCAGCGATGGCGACGGCAGTCTGACCATCACCGATCTGGCCCGCCGCGCCGGCACGAACGCCACCAAGCTGAAAAGCGGGTTCAAGCTGCTGTATGGCATGACGATATTCGACTATCGCCACCGCTATCGCATGAACCGCGCGGTAGAGCTGCTGGCCGACCCGTCGATCCAGATTGCCACCATCGCCAGTCTGCTGGGCTATCGGCATCAGGCCAGCTTTACCGCGGCCTGCAAGGAACACTTCGGCATCTCGCCCAAGGAACTGCGCAAGCTGGCTATGACCGGCGCCGCGATCCCGGGGCGCGCGGGCCTGTGA
- a CDS encoding thiamine pyrophosphate-dependent enzyme: protein MITGAALLADLIARWTADGSAGAAPVFHVPGEGALELLDAMGPTALRLVTCRHEGGMAYMAQAAGHLRDQPGICVVGRAPGALNAALALHTAWTDAAPMILIIGQATTRQSGREAFLGPEFHAALSPMAKWVGEVTDAARLPEAMQRAWSVAMGGQRGPVVLVVAEDVWHQTVPVPPPLPRPVTVAADVPPAQAAQVASLLAAAERPVLVVGGTGWAAADLAGLRDFAETLGLPVVTSYRRRDLMPAASPAMCGELGIGADPALIGLIGQADLLIVAGMRLGEINTFAAGGFAGYGLLQAPQPVQRLVHIHPDVTELNRVFGADPAICARPASLFAQLDGVAARPDWAGWRDRLRAARLAFTTGAPGTGPVDLRAVCAALRAALPEDAVIAVGAGAYAHWPQRYLPHQRPGTCLGPKSGAMGYGLPAAIGAAASLPSRRVVAIAGDGCFLMHGEELATAVLHRLPVVAIVINNSSFGAIAASQQRMFGQSTGTDLAPVDFAAYARSMGAAGGRVTDTAGFAPALAQALALNAPALIEIVTGPEALKP from the coding sequence ATGATCACCGGAGCTGCACTGCTGGCCGACCTGATCGCCCGCTGGACTGCCGATGGCAGCGCCGGGGCTGCGCCCGTGTTCCATGTGCCGGGCGAAGGTGCCCTGGAACTGCTGGATGCGATGGGCCCCACCGCGTTGCGGCTGGTGACCTGCCGGCACGAAGGCGGCATGGCCTATATGGCGCAGGCGGCGGGGCATCTGCGCGACCAGCCGGGCATATGCGTGGTGGGCCGGGCGCCCGGCGCGCTGAATGCCGCGCTGGCCCTGCACACCGCCTGGACCGATGCGGCGCCGATGATCCTGATCATCGGTCAGGCCACCACCCGCCAGTCGGGGCGCGAGGCGTTTCTGGGGCCGGAGTTCCATGCCGCCCTGTCGCCCATGGCCAAATGGGTGGGCGAGGTGACCGATGCCGCCCGCCTGCCCGAGGCGATGCAGCGCGCCTGGTCGGTTGCCATGGGCGGGCAGCGCGGGCCGGTGGTGCTGGTGGTGGCCGAGGATGTCTGGCACCAGACGGTGCCGGTGCCGCCCCCCCTGCCCCGGCCCGTCACCGTGGCCGCCGATGTGCCCCCCGCACAGGCCGCGCAGGTGGCAAGCCTGCTGGCGGCGGCGGAACGTCCGGTTCTGGTGGTGGGCGGCACCGGCTGGGCCGCGGCCGATCTGGCCGGGCTGCGCGACTTTGCGGAAACGCTGGGGCTGCCGGTCGTCACCTCTTACCGCCGCAGGGATCTGATGCCGGCCGCATCGCCCGCCATGTGCGGCGAGCTGGGGATTGGCGCCGATCCGGCGCTGATCGGGCTGATCGGGCAGGCAGACCTGCTGATCGTCGCCGGCATGCGGCTGGGAGAGATCAATACCTTTGCCGCTGGCGGCTTTGCCGGTTACGGCCTGTTGCAGGCGCCGCAGCCGGTGCAGCGGCTGGTGCATATCCACCCCGATGTGACCGAACTGAACCGCGTGTTCGGCGCCGATCCGGCAATCTGCGCGCGGCCGGCCAGCCTGTTTGCGCAACTGGACGGGGTGGCGGCACGCCCGGACTGGGCCGGCTGGCGCGACCGGCTGCGCGCGGCGCGGCTGGCGTTCACGACCGGGGCGCCCGGCACGGGGCCGGTGGACCTGCGCGCGGTCTGCGCCGCCTTGCGCGCGGCCCTGCCCGAGGATGCGGTGATCGCCGTGGGCGCCGGGGCCTATGCCCACTGGCCGCAACGCTACCTGCCGCATCAACGGCCCGGCACCTGTCTGGGGCCGAAAAGCGGTGCCATGGGCTATGGCCTGCCCGCCGCCATCGGCGCGGCGGCCAGCCTGCCGAGCCGCCGCGTGGTGGCGATTGCGGGGGACGGCTGTTTCCTGATGCATGGCGAGGAACTGGCGACGGCGGTGCTGCACCGCCTGCCGGTGGTCGCGATCGTGATCAACAATTCCAGCTTCGGCGCCATTGCCGCCAGCCAGCAGCGCATGTTCGGCCAGTCCACCGGCACCGACCTGGCCCCGGTGGATTTTGCCGCATACGCCCGATCAATGGGCGCCGCCGGCGGGCGCGTGACCGATACCGCCGGCTTTGCCCCCGCCCTGGCGCAGGCGCTGGCCCTGAATGCCCCCGCCCTGATCGAGATCGTGACCGGCCCCGAGGCCCTGAAACCCTGA
- a CDS encoding protoporphyrinogen/coproporphyrinogen oxidase, with the protein MTRTIAIIGGGIAGLTAAWHLNRAGFRVSVLESAPRPGGRVGEAEQDGIRFNTGARLFYPFSRPFNRMLADLGLADRMIPVRGLGARVDGPAGDWRIELMPGLKTLMDPGLGWGDRLRFMAYGARLLASLRQANPDDATSVPGAGDETLADHIRRHLGPRVLDRLVQPVFRGTRSQDAEEISASFFATTTPFMLGRKTVWVPAGGMNALPDALARGLTVLTGTTVDRVEPQDGGHLISARNAGGALRLTADLVISAIEGDRVAGIFAGLTAADRAFLSGVRYNALGIVHYRLNRQVAPDMRFFAGGAGGTLSTWQQIPGNESRGTAPQLYAQLSPEAVRQVAETGAQDGMHDLVAADVRRLFPTLDQDVAAHHNQWIARKLPVFSPGHTRAITRFLDARRGATDGLYFCGDYLSQPLVTGAAASGARVAAQIIATHR; encoded by the coding sequence ATGACCCGGACCATAGCCATCATCGGCGGCGGCATTGCCGGGCTGACCGCCGCCTGGCACCTGAACCGCGCCGGTTTCCGAGTGAGCGTTCTGGAATCCGCCCCCCGCCCCGGCGGCCGGGTGGGCGAGGCGGAACAGGACGGCATCCGCTTCAACACCGGGGCGAGGCTGTTCTATCCGTTCAGCAGGCCCTTCAACCGGATGCTGGCCGATCTGGGGCTGGCCGATCGCATGATCCCGGTGCGCGGCCTGGGCGCGCGGGTGGACGGCCCGGCGGGCGACTGGCGGATCGAGCTGATGCCGGGGCTGAAAACCCTGATGGACCCCGGCCTTGGCTGGGGCGACCGGCTGCGGTTCATGGCCTATGGCGCGCGGCTGCTGGCCAGCCTGCGCCAGGCGAACCCCGATGATGCCACCTCGGTCCCCGGGGCGGGGGATGAAACGCTGGCCGACCATATCCGCCGCCACCTTGGCCCGCGCGTGCTGGACCGTCTGGTCCAGCCGGTGTTCCGCGGCACCCGCAGCCAGGACGCAGAGGAGATCTCGGCCAGTTTCTTTGCCACCACCACGCCCTTCATGCTGGGGCGCAAGACGGTGTGGGTGCCGGCGGGCGGCATGAACGCCCTGCCCGATGCGCTGGCCCGCGGGCTGACGGTGCTGACCGGCACCACGGTGGACCGGGTGGAACCGCAGGACGGCGGCCATCTGATCAGCGCCCGCAACGCGGGTGGCGCGCTGCGGCTGACCGCCGATCTGGTGATCTCGGCCATCGAGGGCGACCGGGTGGCGGGCATCTTCGCCGGGCTGACAGCAGCGGACCGGGCCTTCCTGTCGGGCGTGCGCTACAACGCGCTGGGGATCGTGCATTACCGGCTGAACCGGCAGGTGGCGCCGGACATGCGGTTCTTTGCCGGCGGCGCCGGGGGCACGCTGTCCACCTGGCAGCAGATCCCGGGGAATGAATCCAGGGGCACCGCGCCGCAGCTTTACGCCCAGCTGTCGCCCGAAGCCGTGCGGCAGGTGGCCGAAACCGGCGCGCAGGACGGTATGCACGATCTGGTCGCCGCCGATGTGCGCCGCCTGTTCCCGACGCTGGATCAGGATGTGGCCGCGCATCACAACCAGTGGATCGCCCGCAAGCTGCCGGTGTTCAGCCCCGGGCATACCCGCGCCATCACCCGCTTTCTGGACGCCCGCCGCGGCGCAACCGACGGGCTGTATTTCTGCGGCGACTATCTCAGCCAACCGCTGGTCACCGGCGCCGCCGCATCGGGCGCGCGGGTGGCGGCACAGATCATCGCCACCCATCGCTGA
- a CDS encoding aldehyde dehydrogenase family protein yields MTQRTIQVRNPRTGAIDHSFQTPTPEALATRLAALRTAQADWLAIGLDGRIRAMEELCDAVDRHYPAILAALSADTGRHEWSVNEIEGLKGITRMRCATAAAALAEATGQSSDPSLRFQQQYVPYQLVGIISPWNYPLILCMIDAICALLAGCAVAIKPSEVTPRFIAPFKAAIAEVPHLRDVLEVIAGDGEIGGLIVDLTDTVVFTGSVPTGRKVQERAASQFKPVFLELGGSDPAVILSSADPDMAAEIVVRGATENSGQLCCAIERVYVHDSLLPAFTDRVVARMQALQMNTADIEKGELGPVIFARQADILRAQIDQAVAGGATIATGGRIVEHGGGLWCEPTVLTGVTQDMAIMREETFGPIVPIMAFSDTDQAVQLANDTTFGLSATVIGDEEAAIAVGSRINAGGMWINDFDTMGGVGARAEKTAFGHSGLGGSRYGYGGFLRFLRKKAIVVRRPATAA; encoded by the coding sequence ATGACCCAAAGGACCATCCAGGTTCGCAACCCGCGCACCGGCGCCATCGACCACAGCTTTCAGACCCCGACACCCGAGGCGCTGGCCACCCGGCTGGCCGCCCTGCGCACCGCGCAGGCCGACTGGCTGGCGATCGGGCTGGACGGCCGGATCCGCGCGATGGAGGAACTGTGCGATGCGGTGGACCGGCATTATCCGGCCATCCTGGCCGCGCTGTCGGCCGATACCGGGCGGCACGAATGGTCGGTCAACGAGATCGAGGGGCTGAAGGGCATCACCCGCATGCGCTGCGCCACCGCCGCCGCGGCACTGGCCGAGGCGACGGGCCAATCGTCGGACCCGTCGCTGCGGTTCCAGCAGCAGTATGTGCCCTATCAGCTGGTCGGCATCATCTCGCCCTGGAACTACCCGCTGATCCTGTGCATGATCGACGCGATCTGCGCCTTGCTGGCCGGTTGCGCCGTGGCGATCAAACCGTCCGAGGTGACGCCCCGCTTCATCGCCCCGTTCAAGGCTGCGATTGCCGAGGTGCCGCATCTGCGCGACGTGCTGGAGGTGATCGCGGGCGATGGCGAGATCGGCGGGCTGATCGTGGACCTGACCGATACCGTCGTCTTCACCGGATCGGTCCCGACGGGGCGCAAGGTGCAGGAACGCGCGGCCAGCCAGTTCAAGCCGGTGTTCCTGGAACTGGGCGGCAGCGATCCGGCCGTGATCCTGTCCAGCGCCGATCCCGATATGGCAGCCGAAATCGTGGTGCGCGGCGCGACCGAAAATTCGGGTCAGCTGTGCTGCGCCATCGAACGGGTCTATGTGCATGACAGCCTGCTGCCCGCCTTTACCGACCGCGTGGTGGCGCGGATGCAGGCGTTGCAGATGAACACCGCCGACATCGAAAAGGGCGAACTGGGCCCGGTGATCTTTGCCCGTCAGGCCGACATCCTGCGCGCCCAGATTGATCAGGCGGTCGCGGGCGGCGCCACAATCGCCACCGGCGGGCGGATCGTGGAGCATGGCGGCGGGCTGTGGTGCGAACCCACCGTCCTTACCGGCGTGACCCAGGACATGGCCATCATGCGCGAGGAAACCTTTGGCCCCATCGTGCCGATCATGGCCTTCAGCGATACCGATCAGGCGGTGCAACTGGCCAATGACACCACCTTTGGCCTGTCTGCCACCGTCATCGGCGACGAGGAGGCGGCCATTGCCGTTGGCAGCCGGATCAATGCCGGGGGCATGTGGATCAACGATTTCGACACCATGGGCGGGGTAGGGGCCCGGGCGGAAAAGACCGCCTTCGGGCATTCGGGCCTGGGCGGCAGCCGCTATGGCTATGGCGGGTTCCTGCGGTTCCTGCGCAAGAAGGCCATCGTCGTGCGCCGTCCGGCCACGGCCGCCTAG
- a CDS encoding Rid family hydrolase produces the protein MQTRIFSGAPSEDFAGYAKAVIAGPTIYVSGTLGQDPATGALPEGVADQTRNALTSIGSALDKAGASLADAVACRVYITDKAFLRDVALVLGETFRSIRPTNTLLVCQIPTEGAKVEIELTAYKAA, from the coding sequence ATGCAGACCCGCATCTTTTCCGGCGCCCCGTCCGAGGATTTCGCCGGCTACGCCAAGGCGGTGATCGCCGGCCCGACCATCTATGTCTCGGGCACGCTGGGCCAGGATCCGGCCACCGGGGCCCTCCCCGAGGGTGTCGCGGACCAGACGCGCAACGCGCTGACCTCGATCGGCAGCGCGCTGGACAAGGCCGGCGCCAGCCTGGCCGATGCGGTGGCCTGCCGGGTCTACATCACCGACAAGGCGTTCCTGCGCGATGTCGCCTTGGTGCTGGGCGAGACGTTCCGCAGCATCCGCCCCACCAACACCCTGCTGGTCTGCCAGATCCCGACCGAGGGCGCCAAGGTCGAGATCGAGCTGACCGCCTACAAGGCAGCCTAG
- a CDS encoding UbiX family flavin prenyltransferase, translated as MAGDVPRRMIVGISGASGVIYGIRLLEILRGLGIETHLIMSPAAEITLAHETDLKVAQVRAMADHCHAQGNIAAAISSGSFRTMGMIVAPCSIRSMSEIATGVTSGLISRAADVVLKERRRLVLMVRETPLHLGHLQTMTRLAEMGAIIAPPVPAFYGRPETIADLVDHSLGRVLDLFDLDAGILRRWKEPRSDL; from the coding sequence ATGGCGGGGGACGTGCCGCGCCGCATGATCGTGGGCATCTCGGGCGCGTCCGGGGTGATCTACGGCATCCGCCTGCTGGAAATCCTGCGCGGGCTGGGGATCGAAACGCATCTGATCATGTCCCCCGCAGCCGAAATCACGTTGGCGCATGAAACCGACCTGAAGGTGGCCCAGGTGCGCGCGATGGCGGACCATTGCCATGCGCAGGGCAACATCGCCGCCGCCATCTCCAGCGGGTCGTTCCGCACCATGGGCATGATCGTGGCGCCCTGTTCGATCCGCAGCATGTCGGAAATCGCCACGGGGGTCACCAGCGGGCTGATTTCCCGCGCCGCCGACGTGGTGCTGAAGGAACGGCGGCGGCTGGTGCTGATGGTGCGCGAAACGCCGCTGCATCTGGGCCATCTGCAAACCATGACCCGGCTGGCCGAGATGGGGGCGATCATCGCGCCCCCGGTGCCGGCGTTCTACGGCCGGCCAGAGACGATTGCCGATCTGGTGGACCACAGCCTGGGCCGGGTGCTGGACCTGTTCGATCTGGACGCCGGCATCCTGCGGCGGTGGAAGGAACCGCGCTCAGACCTCTAG
- the repC gene encoding plasmid replication protein RepC — MGYIPVTPFRRLVEAAHLEQHRQASAAPPEAVVNKWEVLRELATARDRFGLTDRDLTVLQALIGFHPGATLGGRPIIHAANATICDRLNGMPSSTMRRHLANLVQAGLVWRRDSPNGKRYVRRTAGEAVAYGLDLTPLILRHAEICAAAEEVRALTARMDRLRETLSLMRRDLAGLATYGAMQHPALPLWPQMADIALLAARTLRRRLTLEDLTALHDQLANALAQTRAILEPVAENPGTSDGEIGQHHQNSQKDSHESESCHETRQAEPVAPNPQSAVAGLPLGMILSACPEIQAYADRPIRQWHDLIRAAHIVRPMMGISPDAWANACRHLGPADAAVTLAAILQRFDRIRSPGGYLRSLTMQAMNGVFSTTPMVTALMRQAA, encoded by the coding sequence ATGGGATATATTCCGGTAACGCCGTTCCGGCGACTGGTGGAGGCTGCGCATCTGGAGCAGCACAGGCAGGCCAGCGCGGCACCGCCCGAGGCTGTCGTGAACAAATGGGAGGTGCTGCGCGAACTTGCCACCGCCCGTGACCGCTTTGGCCTGACCGACCGCGACCTGACGGTGTTGCAGGCGCTGATCGGCTTTCACCCCGGCGCCACGCTGGGCGGGCGGCCGATCATCCATGCCGCGAATGCCACCATCTGCGACCGGCTGAACGGCATGCCCAGTTCCACCATGCGCCGGCATCTGGCCAATCTGGTGCAGGCCGGGCTGGTCTGGCGCCGCGACAGCCCGAACGGCAAGCGCTACGTCCGCCGCACGGCAGGCGAGGCGGTGGCCTATGGGCTGGACCTGACCCCGCTGATCCTGCGCCACGCCGAGATTTGCGCGGCCGCCGAGGAGGTACGCGCACTGACCGCCCGCATGGATCGGCTACGTGAAACGCTCAGCCTGATGCGCCGTGATCTGGCAGGTCTGGCCACCTATGGCGCCATGCAGCACCCTGCCCTGCCGCTGTGGCCACAAATGGCCGACATCGCCCTGCTGGCCGCCCGCACCCTGCGCCGGCGCCTGACGTTGGAGGATCTGACCGCCCTGCATGACCAACTGGCAAACGCGCTGGCCCAGACCCGTGCCATTCTGGAGCCGGTTGCAGAGAATCCGGGCACCAGTGACGGCGAAATTGGGCAGCACCATCAGAATTCACAGAAAGACTCTCATGAATCTGAATCCTGCCATGAAACGCGCCAAGCCGAACCCGTTGCGCCAAATCCCCAGTCCGCCGTTGCGGGACTGCCATTGGGCATGATCCTGTCCGCCTGCCCCGAAATCCAAGCCTATGCCGACCGACCGATCCGCCAATGGCACGACCTGATCCGCGCGGCGCACATTGTGCGGCCGATGATGGGTATTTCCCCCGATGCCTGGGCAAACGCCTGTCGTCATCTGGGGCCCGCCGATGCAGCCGTGACACTGGCCGCCATTCTGCAACGGTTCGACCGCATCCGGTCACCCGGCGGCTATCTGCGCAGCCTGACGATGCAGGCGATGAACGGGGTGTTTTCCACCACCCCGATGGTCACCGCCCTGATGCGGCAGGCCGCATGA